Part of the Chitinispirillum alkaliphilum genome, TGGGCAAAGCAATCAGTGCTGCACTCACAAGAGAATAAAATATAAGTTATTACAATTCGAAATTCCTTTTCAGCCCTGCATTTAATGCATTTCAACATGTATCTCAGGGGTAAATGGAGCACAAGGTTTCCCTTGACTGAGCCACTGGTTTGGTTGTACTTTATTATTCCTCAGACTTGCTTCGAGCAGGGGGTTAAATTGGACTCTCAAACATTTCTAAATGAGGTAGAAGTAGAACAGGAGCCTCTCTTTGTCTAAGAAATTTCACTTTATAGGCGGAATTCACCCAGACCATAACAAATCTCAGAGTGAAGCACTTGCGGTCGAGCATTTTCCAGCTCCGGAGCGCATAACCGTTCCCCTTTCGCAACACATCGGTGCTCCTGCCAAACCAGTGGTTAAAAGGGGGGATAAAGTAGTTATAGGACAGTTGCTTGGGGAAAGCAGCGGGTTTGTTTCCTCTCCTGTTCATTCTCCGGTTTCCGGAACAGTTCTTTCTGTTGGACCCTTTCCACACCCTTTGGGAAAACAGAGCATAGCGATTGAAATTCAAAACGACAATAACGATGAATATGCCGTTTTCCCTCCGTTTGAAAAACCCTGGCGTGAAGCTGCACCCGGGGAGCTTGTTCAAAAAATCGCCTCCTGTGGCATAGTTGGAATGGGTGGAGCCAGTTTCCCTACTCATGTAAAACTCTCCCCTCCCAGCAACAAACCTATCGACACACTCATAATCAACGGTGCAGAGTGTGAACCATTCCTTACAGCAGATCACCGTGTAATGCTTGAATGCACGGATAATCTTCTCGAAGGAATTCTCATACTGAGAAAGATTCTTGGTGCTGAAAAGTGTGTCATAGGAATCGAGGAAAATAAGCAGGATGCTATAAATATCATAAATGAAAAGATATCAGAACACAAATTCAGGATCACGGTGGCTGTTCTTAAGGCAAAATATCCTCAGGGTGGTGAAAAACAGCTTATCCAGGCTATTACTTCACGCCAGGTGCCCTCAGGAGGCCTTCCCATGGATGTTGGTTGCGTGGTAGACAATGTTAAT contains:
- a CDS encoding Electron transport complex protein RnfC encodes the protein MVKRGDKVVIGQLLGESSGFVSSPVHSPVSGTVLSVGPFPHPLGKQSIAIEIQNDNNDEYAVFPPFEKPWREAAPGELVQKIASCGIVGMGGASFPTHVKLSPPSNKPIDTLIINGAECEPFLTADHRVMLECTDNLLEGILILRKILGAEKCVIGIEENKQDAINIINEKISEHKFRITVAVLKAKYPQGGEKQLIQAITSRQVPSGGLPMDVGCVVDNVNTALAVREAIISGMPLFQRVMTITGPTVKNPKNLLVRLGTPMRDILQACDVDFTRTKKVIMGGPMMGLAQSDLNAPVIKSTSGLLCYDKSYPGVRQHPCINCGKCVNVCPIRLIPSRIAKFVEHDHMDDAVEWNLMDCMECGSCTYVCPSKINLVNFIKLGKYRVQAERTAAKKK